Proteins encoded in a region of the Zea mays cultivar B73 chromosome 4, Zm-B73-REFERENCE-NAM-5.0, whole genome shotgun sequence genome:
- the LOC118476920 gene encoding uncharacterized protein yields the protein MARSLRPVVDLRVTKNPEPAEDPAPSPIVWPNALAPSSSSTPPPSRPAIHRSADRRATAAMGFHRAAITRQEQVPQDEARGGCCDEFVSGLGRRLPVNFGLLDRCLLIM from the exons ATGGCGAGGAGCCTGCGTCCCGTGGTGGACCTCCGCGTAACCAAGAATCCCGAGCCGGCCGAAGACCCTGCGCCATCGCCTATCGTCTGGCCGAACGCTTTGGCGCCCTCGTCCTCCTCGACACCTCCTCCGTCGCGTCCAGCCATCCATCGATCCGCTGACCGCCGGGCCACCGCCGCCATGGGGTTTCATCGCGCCGCTATAACAC gtcaagagcaggtaccacaggatgaggcgcgtggaggatgctgtgatgagttcgtgagtggtctaggccgtcgtctcccagtcaactttgggttgctggaccgttgtctccttataatgtaa